TTATTTTGGTGCTTTTACCAAGTTTGGCAGCACTGCAGTTAGATAATGAGCAATTTCATATATGGATATTAATGGCGGTGTTGCCCACAAGTTTACTTGCGTTAAGTCTAGGCTGTAAAAAACATAAACAGTTTAGTTATATAGCTTTTGGGATTGTGGGTTTATGCTTAATGTTACTTGCTATTTTTATAGGGCATGAAGGTGCAGAAAAGGCGCTAACTTTAACTGGCTCAACGTTTATAGCCATAGCGCATTGGTTTAACTACCGCCAGTGTCTTAAAAAAGAAGATGGGGATTGCCCGTGCTCTGGTGATACATCGGAGCAGGTTACATAAAAAAGACGCCTTTGCGTCTTTTTTTGCATTTTATACCTTGCCTTAGGTGTGTTATTAGGTTTTTATATACGGCTCAAAACCGAGCGTCTAATAACTTTTTTGTTGGGCGTAAAATGCCGCATATGGATCATGTGTATTTAGTTAACTGGCTAAATGTTGCGTATTCATACCCAAACAAGCTACGCAGGATACGTAATGTCAGAAAAGCCACCTTTCCCGTTAGCACCTCAATCTATAAGTAAGCGCCGCCGTAATATATCAATACTGCTATTAATAGGCGCTAGCTCATTACTTATACGTACGCTAATGTCTTATAACTTTGATAAAACAGCATTATTATATGTTGGCATACCATTTTTTGTCTCAATCGCTTTACTGTACATAATTAAAAAGCCTGAACAACCCACCTTAAACCGATATTACGGAAATTTAGTTTTGTGGTCGCTTATTGTAATGCTTGGCACGTCTGTTGTTTTATTTGAGGGCTTCGTTTGTGTAATTATGTTTATGCCAATCTACTTTGGCATATTATTGCTTATGTATTTATTTCAGCTACTAACCTGTTATTTACGAAGTAAAAAGAAGGGCACACATTATGCCCATATATTACCGGCTGTTATTTTTTTAAGTGCATTTGAAGGAGTAGTGCCAAGTGCCAGTTTTGAACGAGAGTATTCGATAACTAAAGAGTTGGTTATAAATGCGACCCCTGAAGAAATCCAACAAAAACTTATCAAACCTATGCAGTTAGATATTGAGCGTAATTGGCTGTTAAGTTTATTCCCTATGCCAAGCAATATAGAAGCGGGTACTTTATCCGCTGGTGATGTGCATCATATTGATTTTACTTATCATCGTTGGTTTGTAACAAACACACACAAAGGGCATATGAAACTAGAGTTAACCCAAGTCGAAAACGATTATATTCGCACTACATTTTTAGAAGACACGAGCTACATAGGTAACTATTTAAAACTAAAAGGAACCGAAATCCGCTTTATTAAAACTAAAAATGGAAATACTAAAGTAGCGCTGACTATTTATTATCATCGATTTTTAGATCCCGCTTGGTATTTTGGTCCAATTCAAGAATACGCTATTGGGCAAACGGCAGATATGCTTTTGAATGAGCTATTTGTTCCAGAAACAGCTTAGGATGGCTATGTACACAAATGAGAGGGTCTTAACAAATAAACAAAGCTGCGCCAAAGCTGGGCATGTTGTTTTATCCCCAGTAAAAGTGTTGTGGGTAGGTGGGATGATATTAATTGCCATTATAGGTGGCTGGTATACGTTTTCACTTACAGTTTTATTTGTTTTTATTATAACGACTAGGGCGTGTTGACCTTTCGTGATTGATTTTGCAGCAGTACGTTTGGTATTTAGGCAAGGCAGAGCCTGTGATGTGTGGTTGTTCCCCATAAATAGGCGATAACGCAGCATAGATACCAAACATGCGCTGCCCTTTGGGTTCTTTCTAGGGACGATTAACTCTTTGTTGCTCGGTTTTTACTTAGCCCACTAGGTTACAAACCTCGCGCCGCGATTAAATCGCCCCTAGATTGAACAAATTTCAATCCACAAAGGTCAACACGCCCTAGTGTTATTTTATGCTTTGGGCACTCTCTTGGGATGCATCGTAGACTGATACATAAAAGCTACCAATGCCCCGCGTGGCTTGAATACCTTTTTGTTCATTTAGGTGTAATAGTTGGTTTAGCTGGGCCTGTAGGCATGATTAAAACCCATGATATGCGCGATTGGGCACAGCGACAGCAGTATTGCCACGACTACTTTGGGCATCAGCAGCCTATGTGGAAAGATTTTTTCTGGCAAATTTTTTGCGATATTAAGCTTACTTACCCACCGACTTTTAATATTGAAACATGTGTTACACAAAACAATGCTTATAGATGTATGGAGAAGACATGGATGCTGCAACAGCTACCTTTGGCACTATTGCTATTTTGGTTGGGAGGCATGCCTTGGGTTGTATGGGGAATATGCGTGAGAGTCAGTATTTCTATTATAGGTCACTGGCTGATTGGGTGTTTTGCACATAACCATGGACAAAGAAATTGGCATGTAAATCATGCGCATATACAAGGTTATAACGTCCCCTTTGCAGCGCTGCTAACAATGGGAGAAAGTTATCATAATAACCACCATGCATTTCCTGGTTCGGCTAACTTTGCTTTAGAAAAAGGCCAGTTAGATGTTGGCTGGCTAGTACTTAAAAAAATGGAGACATTAGGCTTGGTTTGGGATTTAGTATTACCAAAGCACCTCCCCAAGCGCGATGAATTACAAAGGATAAATCTTTAGTATGAAAATGAATTTACTACCAAAGTGGTTGTTATTTTTTTGCGCAGTTATGTGTTTTAAATTAAGTGCCAATACGCCATACGAAATCCCCAGAAGTAATGTTTTAGAGCTTACCGAGCCTTCAACTAAGCGCGTTTATCCTATTTATATTCAGCTTCCAACATCATATACAAAACAGCCTGATAAAACGTATCCGGTTATTTATGTAACCGATGCACCGTATACCTTTCCCATCGTTGCTGGGGCTACACGATTCCCTATGAATAGCGGCAAAATGCAGCAGGCTATTATTGTGGCTATTGGTTATGAAAAAGGCTCTGTTGGCTCCAATAGCCGAATTAGAGATTACACGCCTACCTTTGCAAAAGATTGGAAAAAGCAAACGGGTAATGCCAAAGGGCATGCTGAGTTTTTACAAAGTACAGTGTTTCCCTTTATCGAAAAAAACTATCGGGCCAGTAACTTACAAAGAACCTACATAGGTAACTCGCTAGGCGGCTTATTTGGTGCAACTATTTTACTTTTAACGCCTGATTTATTTAGTAATTATATTATTGGCAGCCCATCGGTTTGGTTTGATAATAATGCACTATTAGCGTTAAAAGCGCATAAGCCAAAATTGCCTATAAAGGTGTATATATCTGTTGGTGCAAAGGAAACACCAGCCTTTGGTGAGGGGCAAAATATGGTTGAAGGCGCAGCGCAGCTGGTGCAAAAAATTAATGCGCTTAAAAGTGACAATATAGAATTAAAAAGTGTTGATATTGAAGGGGCTAGTCATGCAACCGCATTTCCAACAACAGCAATCCAAGGCTTAGATTGGATGCTGGGTAAAGCGAAAAATAATACAATTAAATGATTCTTAACAAGCACAAAAAAAGCGACTACCCAATATGGTGTCGCTTTTTTAGTGAATAGTATTAGCTTACTTATAAAAGGCTTCAACAGTGCCTTTTCTGGTAAGTAAAAGCGGCTGTCCGCGACGATCAAGGCCTTTTGGAGATGCAAATTTTATCCAACCTTCGCTGATGCAGTATTCTTCAACATCAAAACGTTCTTTGCCGTTGAACGTGATACCAATATCGTGTTCAAAAACGTCTTCCACATGATGTGGGCTGCGTGGATTAATAGAAAGGCGATCTGGTAAAGCAGGTTTTGCGGTAGTGTCGTTCATGGTCATATTCTATATTGAATGAAGTATGCGCTATTGTAGGCAATACAAAGCTTTCGCTCAAGAGAGATAGTAGTAAATGTGTTTAAAAATGTACTAATTAATGAGTTGTGTATACAAATGAGATTGCGCTTGGAAAATATTTACAGAGGAGGTTTTGAAGATATTTGACTAAATAATTATAAAGGTAAAAATATTAATGGGTTATCTCTAACCCACTAAATTGTTTAGCAATTAGATGCTAACAATGTTTTCAGCTTGTGGACCTTTTTGACCTTGAGTAACAGTAAACTGCACACGTTGGCCTTCAGCAAGAGTTTTAAAACCGTCGCCAGAGATTGCGCTGAAATGTGCGAACACGTCTGCGCCAGATTCTTGCTCGATAAAACCAAAACCTTTAGCTTCGTTAAACCATTTTACTGAACCAGTAGTTGTATTAGACATAATGTGTATCCTAAAAAATTAATATAAGTGTGCCTGAAAAGAGGCGATTGAGCCGGAAAAAATAGTTAACTTGAGGATATCGTGTAGGATTATTACTAAAACAACTCGGTACTAACAAATAAAACAGAACTTCTTTCAAACTAGTATTCAAAATGGGTTATTGCTAACCCATTAAATTGTTTAGCAATTAAATGCTAACAATGTTCTCGGCTTGTGGGCCTTTTTGACCTTGAGTAACAGTAAACTGTACACGTTGGCCTTCAGCAAGAGTTTTGAAACCGTCGCCAGAGATTGCGCTGAAATGTGCGAACACGTCTGCGCCAGATTCTTGCTCGATAAAACCAAAACCTTTAGCTTCGTTAAACCATTTTACTGAACCAGTAGTTGTATTAGACATAATGTGTATCCTAAAAAATTAATATAAGTGTGCCTGAAAAGAGGCGATTGAGCCGGAAAAAATAGTTAACTTGAGGATATCGTGTAGGATTATTACTAAAACAACTCGGTACTAACAAATAAAACAAAACTTCTTTCAAACTAGTATTTTTTAATGGGTTATTGCTAACCCATTAAACGAAAGCAATTAGATGCTAACGATGTTTTCAGCTTGTGGACCTTTTTGACCTTGAGTAACAGTAAACTGTACACGTTGGCCTTCAGCAAGAGTTTTGAAACCGTCGCCAGAGATTGCGCTGAAATGTGCGAAAACATCAGGACCAGACTCTTGCTCGATGAAACCAAAACCTTTTGCTTCGTTGAAAAATTTAACTGTACCAGTTGTAGTATTAGACATAATAGTATCCTAAGAATTAATAAAAGTGCGCCTTAAATTAGGCAATTTAACAGGAAGAAAACATACATTTAACTGAGGATAACGCGAAGGATTATTACTAATATCAACGTGGTACTTACAAATAAATAGGGTTTTCTGTCAACCCGATGCGAGGCAGGATAACAGTAAGGTTAGACA
This sequence is a window from Pseudoalteromonas aliena SW19. Protein-coding genes within it:
- a CDS encoding alpha/beta hydrolase, with amino-acid sequence MNLLPKWLLFFCAVMCFKLSANTPYEIPRSNVLELTEPSTKRVYPIYIQLPTSYTKQPDKTYPVIYVTDAPYTFPIVAGATRFPMNSGKMQQAIIVAIGYEKGSVGSNSRIRDYTPTFAKDWKKQTGNAKGHAEFLQSTVFPFIEKNYRASNLQRTYIGNSLGGLFGATILLLTPDLFSNYIIGSPSVWFDNNALLALKAHKPKLPIKVYISVGAKETPAFGEGQNMVEGAAQLVQKINALKSDNIELKSVDIEGASHATAFPTTAIQGLDWMLGKAKNNTIK
- a CDS encoding DUF3297 family protein gives rise to the protein MNDTTAKPALPDRLSINPRSPHHVEDVFEHDIGITFNGKERFDVEEYCISEGWIKFASPKGLDRRGQPLLLTRKGTVEAFYK
- a CDS encoding MerC domain-containing protein, which translates into the protein MKSSQNLMDRLAIGLSLICTVHCFATPVILVLLPSLAALQLDNEQFHIWILMAVLPTSLLALSLGCKKHKQFSYIAFGIVGLCLMLLAIFIGHEGAEKALTLTGSTFIAIAHWFNYRQCLKKEDGDCPCSGDTSEQVT
- a CDS encoding cold-shock protein: MSNTTTGSVKWFNEAKGFGFIEQESGADVFAHFSAISGDGFKTLAEGQRVQFTVTQGQKGPQAENIVSI
- a CDS encoding cold-shock protein: MSNTTTGSVKWFNEAKGFGFIEQESGADVFAHFSAISGDGFKTLAEGQRVQFTVTQGQKGPQAENIVSI
- a CDS encoding fatty acid desaturase, producing MHRRLIHKSYQCPAWLEYLFVHLGVIVGLAGPVGMIKTHDMRDWAQRQQYCHDYFGHQQPMWKDFFWQIFCDIKLTYPPTFNIETCVTQNNAYRCMEKTWMLQQLPLALLLFWLGGMPWVVWGICVRVSISIIGHWLIGCFAHNHGQRNWHVNHAHIQGYNVPFAALLTMGESYHNNHHAFPGSANFALEKGQLDVGWLVLKKMETLGLVWDLVLPKHLPKRDELQRINL
- a CDS encoding cold-shock protein; this encodes MSNTTTGTVKFFNEAKGFGFIEQESGPDVFAHFSAISGDGFKTLAEGQRVQFTVTQGQKGPQAENIVSI